ATCGAGTCCGAACCCGATTGCACGCCGCGATGTCACGCGCGCGTCGCATGCGTGCTGGGCCCGCAGTATCGATATCCGGAAGATGAACTGGCCTACCATCAGAGTCGCGCGCTGGCGGCAATGCGCCCGTGGTACGAAAAGAACCTTAAGCCACCAGGGCACTCGGACACCGAGTAGGCGGAAGCGACTTCCACGCCTCGCGTCGTAAAGGTGCGCTGGTTAAAGAATCTCTCGGCAACCTAGCGCCAGTCGTCGAGCAGAAACAGGTCGTGCCGGTTGTAGCCGCAATCGTTGCCGTGCTGCATCGAGACGCCGGTAAGGAAGGTGCGGAAGCCGCGTGCGAGCATCGCACGATAGGCGGTGTGGCGCTCGGTGTTGACTCCCGCTTCCAGCTCGTTTGCTCCGCTGGCCGCCGCAACCCGTTCGCAGGCTTCGAAAAGCTTTTCAAAAGTCTGTGCGGCGCCGTCGTTCGGGCGCACCGCGCCGAACTTGATGTAGCAGGAGCCGCTGCCGGCCTCGCTGCCTTTGCCGATGTGGCAGGTCGCAACCGCATCCACCTGTGAGCCATTTCGTAGCAGGACGGTGTCTCCAATTTTCTGCCGCGCGATTGACTCGATCTCTTGGGTCACGTCCAGACCTTCGTAGATCGATGCCAACATCTCGCGGGTGTCTGCAAGGGCGATCTTTTGGCCCGCCGCGTCGAGGGTTGAAAACAATTGTACATTTGGCGCAAGCCGCCCGGCCTCTACTTTCTTGTCCATTACGGCCGTCAAATAGCGCGGCCAGAAACCATATTTCTGATAGAGCGCCAGATGTTTGGGGCTCTGCGCAAAAGTGAACAACCCGATATGCCGCATGCCCCATTTCTTGAACA
The window above is part of the Candidatus Binataceae bacterium genome. Proteins encoded here:
- a CDS encoding GNAT family N-acetyltransferase, translating into MDNLIIRPLEEADLDEADRVMRLAFGTFVGLADPMTMFGDSDMARTRFRGNPDGALGAELDGRVVGSNFLANWGSVGFFGPLSVDPPLWERKIARRLLDPTMELFKKWGMRHIGLFTFAQSPKHLALYQKYGFWPRYLTAVMDKKVEAGRLAPNVQLFSTLDAAGQKIALADTREMLASIYEGLDVTQEIESIARQKIGDTVLLRNGSQVDAVATCHIGKGSEAGSGSCYIKFGAVRPNDGAAQTFEKLFEACERVAAASGANELEAGVNTERHTAYRAMLARGFRTFLTGVSMQHGNDCGYNRHDLFLLDDWR